The Catharus ustulatus isolate bCatUst1 chromosome 16, bCatUst1.pri.v2, whole genome shotgun sequence genome window below encodes:
- the SLC5A11 gene encoding sodium/myo-inositol cotransporter 2, with amino-acid sequence MDATSLPPASVTPSWDVFPQQGLEPVDIAVLVLYFLFVLAVGLWSMWKTQRSTVKGYFLAGGQMVWWPVGASLFASNVGSGHFIGLAGSGAASGIAATAYEWNGMFCVLVLAWLFLPIYIASGVTTMPEYLQRRFGGKRIQIFLAILYLFIYIFTKISVDMYAGALFIQQALHWDLYIAVAGLLAITAVYTVAGGLAAVIYTDALQTLIMLVGALSLMVFSFIEVGGLEGLQAKYFDAIPSTRRENSSCGLPREDAFHIFRDPVSSDLPWPGVLVGMTIPSLWYWCTDQVIVQRSLAAKNLSHAKGGSLMTSYLKILPLFMMVMPGMISRVLFPDLVACADPEICRKICGNPSGCSDIAYPKLVLELLPVGLRGLMMSVMIAALMSSLTSIFNSSSTIFTMDLWKHLRPRCSEWELMIVGRVFVLLLTVVSILWIPLVQAGQGGQLFIYIQSISSYLQPPVAMVFILGCFWRRANEKGAFWGLLLGLLLGVLRLVLDFVFPEPRCGEPDSRPAVLKYMHYLYFSMLLGATTTLTVLLVSLATEPPAPQMVSRLTWFTRGDPVPKQELPAKDTATLQLELSPAAETPSDGAKGAAEAKGSSKLLSTLLWLCGMEHRQEAAEPLPKAEPPPVASLEEKPLVKHVLNINLLLCVCAGIFLWAYFA; translated from the exons ATGGATGCCACCAGCCTGCCCCCAGCCTCTGTGACCCCCTCGTGGGATGTGTTcccccagcaggggctggagcccgTGGACATCGCCGTGCTGGTTCTCTATTTCCTCTTTGTCCTCGCCGTGGGGCTCTGG TCCATGTGGAAGACGCAGCGCAGCACGGTCAAGGGCTATTTCCTCGCCGGGGGACAGATGGTCTGGTGGCCT GTGGGCGCATCCCTGTTTGCCAGCAACGTGGGCAGCGGGCACTTCATCGGCCTGGCAGGCTCGGGAGCTGCCTCGGGCATCGCTGCCACAGCCTACGAGTGGAAT GGGATGTTCTGTGTCTTGGTGCTGGCCTGGCTCTTCCTGCCCATCTACATCGCCTCGGGG GTCACAACCATGCCCGAGTATTTGCAGAGACGTTTTGGAGGTAAAAGAATTCAGATATTCCTGGCCATTCTCTACTTGTTCATCTACATCTTCACCAAAATATCT gTGGACATGTACGCCGGGGCTCTGTTCATCCAGCAGGCTCTGCACTGGGACCTGTACATCGCTGTGGCCGGGCTGCTGGCCATCACTGCCGTGTACACCGTGGCTG GTGGCCTGGCAGCTGTGATCTACACCGATGCCCTGCAGACCCTCATCATGCTCGTCGGGGCCCTGTCCCTCATGGTCTTCA GTTTTATTGAAGTTGGTGGCCTTGAAGGTTTACAGGCCAAATACTTTGATGCCATTCCCAGCACCCGCAGGGAGAACAGCAGCTGTGGCCTGCCCAGGGAAGACGCTTTCCACATTTTCCGAGACCCTGTGAGCTCCGACCTGCCCTGGCCAGGAGTCTTGGTGGGAATgaccatcccatccctgtggtACTGGTGCACAGATCAG GTCATTGTTCAGAGGTCCCTCGCTGCCAAAAACCTCTCCCACGCCAAAGGAGGCTCCTTGATGACCTCCTACTTGAAGATTTTGCCCCTCTTTATGATGGTAATGCCAGGCATGATCAGCCGGGTTCTGTTCCCAG ATCTGGTGGCTTGTGCAGACCCGGAAATCTGCAGAAAGATCTGTGGCAACCCCTCTGGCTGCTCTGATATCGCTTATCCCAAGCTGGTGTTGGAGCTCCTGCCTGTGG GACTCAGGGGCCTGATGATGTCAGTGATGATCGCAGCCCTCATGTCCTCCCTGACCTCCATCTTCAACAGCTCCAGCACCATCTTCACCATGGACCTGTGGAAGCACCTCCGGCCCCGCTGCTCCGAGTGGGAGCTGATGATCGTGGGCAG GGTGTTCGTGCTGCTGCTCACCGTGGTGTCCATCCTGTGGATCCCCCTGGTGCAGGCTGGCCAGGGAGGGCAGCTCTTCATCTACATCCAGTCCATCAGCTCCTACCTGCAGCCGCCCGTGGCCATGGTGTTCATCCTGGGCTGCTTCTGGAGGAGAGCCAACGAGAAG GGAGCCttctgggggctgctgctggggctgctgctgggggtgctgcGCCTGGTGCTGGATTTCGTCTTCCCCGAGCCGCGCTGCGGAGAGCCCGACAGCCGGCCCGCCGTGCTCAAGTACATGCACTACCTCTACTTCTCCATGCTGCTGGGGGCCACCACCACCCTCACCGTGCTGCTGGTCAGCCTGGCCACCGAGCCCCCGGCCCCCCAAATG GTCAGCAGGCTCACCTGGTTCACCCGAGGGGATCCTGTCCccaagcaggagctgccagccaaGGACACGGCCAcgctgcagctggagctgagccccgCTGCTGAAACCCCTTCTGATGGAGCCAAAG GTGCAGCTGAGGCCAAGGGCAGCTCCAAGCTGCTGAGcaccctgctgtggctgtgtgggatggagcacaggcaggaggctgcagagcccctgcCCAAAGCTGAGCCCCCACCTGTGGCTTCCCTGGAGGAAAAACCCCTGGTGAAACACGTCCTGAACATCaacctgctgctgtgtgtgtgtgctggcatCTTCCTCTGGGCTTACTTTGCATAG